In Gossypium hirsutum isolate 1008001.06 chromosome D06, Gossypium_hirsutum_v2.1, whole genome shotgun sequence, one genomic interval encodes:
- the LOC107952449 gene encoding uncharacterized protein, with translation MVAIQYECCVRFEDGLRDSLKALIAPQRERDFSILVEKAKIAEEVKHAERQNRDKERGKNKRDSEPSSSVMRPKNKVRSGGPVRVGAPITPTRITLCRHCGRRHSGECWRTNEACLNCRSTEHSVRECPLRANQVQVEGSGTAQPSGVVQQPPRGRGQARGGNDIGSTPYLSLLGQSVRVSKLYRDVSLEVQGAVFLANLMELPFGEFDMILGMDWLVKHCVSLDCTTKRVVLRTEGGNEVVVIGERQNYLANVISVLVAEKLVRKGCEAYLAYVSVSGSKDSIVKDIKTVRDFLDIFPKELPSLPPNQKVEFGIELLPGIA, from the exons ATGGTGGCGATTCAATATGAGTGTTGTGTCCGCTTCGAGGATGGACTCAGGGATAGTTTGAAAGCTCtaatagctccgcagagagagcgtgACTTTTCAATACTGGTAGAGAAGGCAAAGatcgctgaggaggtaaagcACGCTGAGCGACAAAACCGGGATAAGGAGAGAGGCAAGAATAaaagggattcggagccctcgagTTCTGTGATGAGGCCTAAGAATAAGGTTAGATCTGGTGGGCCAGTTAGAGTTGGGGCCCCTATTACACCTACTAGGATCACGCTTTGTAGGCATTGTGGAAGACGCCATTCGGGCGAATGTTGGAGGACAAATGAGGCTTGTTTAAACTGTAGGTCTACTGAACACAGTGTTCGAGAGTGTCCGCTGAGGGCCAATCAGGTTCAAGTTGAGGGTTCTGGTACTGCACAGCCATCGGGGGTAGTTCAGCAACCGCCTAGGGGCcgtggtcaggctaggggtggtaatg atataggatctacgcCTTACCTGAGCTTGCTGGGGCAATCTGTTAGAGTTAGCAAACTGTACAGGGATGTTTCTTTAGAGGTACAAGGGGCagtatttttggctaatttgatggAGCTTCCATTTGGGGAGTTCGATATGATATTGGGGATGGACTGGTTAGTCAAGCATTGTGTCAGTTTGGACTGTACGACTAAGAGGGTTGTATTGAGAACTGAAGGGGGTAATGAAGTAGTTGTGATTGGGGAACGTCAGAATTACTTGGCTAACGTGATCTCTGTATTGGTAGCTGAGAAACTCGTTCGcaagggatgtgaggcgtatttggcctACGTAAGTGTTTCCGGTTCTAAGGACTCTATTGTTAAGGACATCAAAACTGTGAGGGATTTTTTAGACATCTTTCCTAAGGAGCTACCGAGTTTACCTCCGAATCAgaaagtggagtttgggattgagcttctcCCTGGTATAGCCTAG